A stretch of the Geovibrio thiophilus genome encodes the following:
- a CDS encoding sulfite exporter TauE/SafE family protein: MKRNIASFISGLSIGTLGGLIGLGGAEFRLPVLISFFRFSALDAVILNKAASLVVVASALPFRAQSVPVSVFSDHWTVILNLLAGSVLGAWIGASFAVKLHSKTFFRIISAMLVIIAFILLFSHSMRAESASFFAPGFVQTVLGVAAGFVIGVFASLLGVAGGELLIPTLILLFGLDIKTAGSLSLAVSLPTMLAGFARYSRDQSFAVIKRNNVFIIYMAAGSVAGTFIGGRLLGIIPEYILLPALSAILFISSYKIWKHK; this comes from the coding sequence ATGAAAAGAAACATTGCAAGTTTTATAAGCGGTTTATCCATAGGTACACTTGGCGGACTGATAGGTCTGGGCGGTGCTGAGTTCAGACTTCCTGTTCTTATATCATTTTTCAGGTTCTCCGCTCTGGATGCTGTCATACTGAACAAGGCGGCCAGTCTTGTTGTGGTTGCCTCTGCTCTTCCTTTCAGGGCGCAGTCTGTTCCGGTAAGCGTTTTCAGCGACCACTGGACAGTAATTCTCAACCTCCTGGCAGGCAGTGTTCTGGGCGCATGGATCGGAGCCAGCTTTGCTGTAAAACTGCATTCAAAGACCTTTTTCAGAATAATTTCCGCTATGCTTGTTATAATCGCATTCATACTTCTTTTCAGCCACAGCATGCGGGCGGAATCCGCTTCATTTTTTGCTCCCGGTTTTGTGCAGACTGTTCTGGGTGTTGCCGCAGGGTTCGTTATAGGTGTTTTTGCATCTCTCTTGGGGGTGGCGGGCGGAGAACTGCTTATCCCTACGCTTATTCTTCTCTTCGGGCTTGATATAAAAACAGCGGGGAGTCTTTCCCTCGCGGTGAGCCTTCCCACAATGCTTGCGGGTTTCGCGAGGTATTCAAGGGATCAGAGCTTTGCCGTGATAAAGAGGAACAACGTATTCATAATTTATATGGCGGCGGGTTCCGTAGCCGGAACATTCATCGGCGGCAGACTGCTGGGCATTATTCCCGAATACATACTTCTTCCCGCTCTTTCGGCGATACTTTTCATTTCCTCTTACAAAATATGGAAGCATAAGTGA
- a CDS encoding DUF362 domain-containing protein, producing MSIKEKRLDNKTSRRTIIKALLSLLFIPAWKMPEAFAVHEPLWLDNLKIKGSEAVIFFDRNKRIGKVTIISRNTSERVLSESTALFDTAQEIDKIVKGAEISQYSKFNLPQKAVLRIADRTVILNTYSEIIIGEQCNDLGNGICIYIDRCIGCEECSSECSFEAITIVENTLNINPEKCVACYACVGICPTSAIVLC from the coding sequence ATGTCAATTAAAGAAAAGCGGCTAGATAACAAAACCTCTCGAAGAACAATAATTAAGGCTTTATTATCCTTACTTTTCATTCCGGCATGGAAAATGCCGGAAGCTTTTGCTGTCCATGAACCTTTATGGCTTGATAATCTTAAAATAAAAGGTAGTGAAGCAGTAATTTTTTTTGATCGAAACAAAAGAATTGGCAAGGTCACTATAATCAGTCGCAATACAAGCGAACGGGTACTCAGTGAAAGTACTGCTCTTTTTGATACGGCGCAAGAAATTGATAAGATTGTTAAAGGTGCTGAAATTTCTCAATACAGTAAATTTAACTTACCACAAAAAGCTGTATTACGCATTGCAGATCGTACAGTTATTTTAAATACTTACAGTGAAATTATTATCGGTGAACAATGTAATGACCTTGGTAACGGTATTTGTATCTACATTGACAGATGTATTGGCTGTGAAGAATGTTCCTCCGAATGTTCTTTTGAGGCAATTACTATTGTTGAAAACACGCTCAATATTAATCCTGAGAAATGTGTTGCGTGCTACGCCTGTGTTGGCATATGTCCAACTTCAGCAATAGTTTTATGTTGA